In Lolium rigidum isolate FL_2022 chromosome 3, APGP_CSIRO_Lrig_0.1, whole genome shotgun sequence, the genomic window tatcatgtatgtgcattgtcatgccctctctatttgtcaattgcccgaccgtaatttgttcacccaacatgctatttatcttatgggagagacacctctagtgaactgtggaccccggtccattcttttacatcgaatacaatctcattgcaatacttgtttcttgtttttacgcaaacaatcatcatccacactatacatctaatcctttgttacggcaagccggtgagattgacaacctcatctgtttcgttggggcaaagtactttggttgtgttatgcaggttccacgttggcgccggaatccctggtgttgcgccgcactacatcccgccgccatcaacctttaacgtgcttcttggctcctcctggttcgataaaccttggtttctttctgagggaaaacttgctactgtgcgcatcataccttcctcttggggttcccaacggacgtgtgctgtacacgccatcagtgccGGAGCTGGGAGAGGAGCATCTGACGCGCTTCTCCTCGACGGGTTTGGAGGAGTCCTGGCGGCGGCGCCACTGCTTATGGCACTGGTGGTGAAAGTGGGGtttttcttcttcaccattgaggGATCTGGGGAAGATCTggaaacggcggcggcggtgcaacAGTTGTGAGCGAAAAGGATGGGTTAGGAAGAAAGGATGCAAGGATGAAGTGTGAAAAGGAGAGAATTTACCCCCAAGAGACTATAAAAGAAGAGAAGGCCTGAGGACTACGCGGGCACGTGTCGTTTCCAATTTATTAAGGGGATTTCTCCTCATCATcgatcgcggaaatcgaggaatcaccttggtaactgcacgcaagtactggtcatttcctaaacagaaccgcgcagaagtaggatgggcccTACAGGTCGCGTCCCGTCAGTCAGAAGTACAACAGTAattacgtcatcagtgacgtcatgaACATCACTTGAAGTATCCGAAGAAAAGCGAAAATCATCGGATAGTCAACTTGAAGTCTACGCACAGATTGCAAGCAtctgtacctagactcgggggctactcccatcgggagcgctggacgcgcacccgataaatttggATTCGAAGAAAAGATCAGTTTGCTTGGCTTGAGTCTGCACccagttgcaagcacccgtgtccaagactcgggggctactcccatcgggagcgccgattgCGCACCCGACAAACTATTTCGCACTCcaagatcatgcccggggacttgattctgtgtagagtagcaTTGTTTTGTCATcgacagttaaccagcaaagctggacgcgttactcaatatcctttacgcattaaaaCTTACGTGAAAAATTGAAGCTCCGATGCAAATCTATCGGATGaactatgaagacttgcagaaagcttcggcagaaAAAGATATTCGagtagcacaacttgagtctacgcacggattgcaagcatccgtgcctagactcaggggctactcccatcgggagcgctagacgcgcaccGAATAGAAGGAGATGATGCTGTTACAAGGAGGACAAGAATTATCAAGAGGAAAGAACATTCAattgaggcatgctttagtctctacccgaaatatcttcggctagacactcgggggctactgggcattacccttcgagtaactgttattgccctatcatgtacggcccaactggaggcccatgaagacacccgatggcaagaaGGGCCGCTAcgttggtgccgaagaagattccttgaagaacaagacgaagaggcgaatcaaacaaggaaagtttagaactagggtcctttgtaacctagtcgtacccggacagatctcttgagacctgggccccctatataagggccaggagaggggctgccgagggacacacaatcaatcttagaaactttagccatcataagtccagagctaggtccccgtagaacttagcctctcgacgagatcgcagccgaaaccttcggcaccccattgtaacccgatattttcataatcaagatcagacaggcaggacgtaagggtttttacctcatcgaggaccccgaacctgggtaaatcgttttccccgcttgtttgataaccgatgtctcgtgtcagcctacaggattccatcaaccctaaaccccaaacggagggcattgccgaggagtaccctcgacaaagaCGGAGGAGAAGGTTTGCAGGTTGGGCTCTTCCAATAAGCGCCTCCAGCTCCTTTGATGCAGTTTTGCAGCTCTGGTTCTTCTCTTGGCCGGCCAAGTAGACGAGGGAGGGAGGAATAACCCTGCGGTGGCTGCATCGACGGGGGCTTGGTCTCTGATGCCGAAGTGGTGCTATGAAGCTGTAGAAGTGTGTTCTACCCATATCTTGGCCGTCGATGCACGGCTAGCTCCGACGCCGCTGAAGAggcgtcttctccgacgagctcATCAACAGGGGACATCAGCTGGCGTCCTTTGCCTCGCCCCTGTTTATCCAGGTCGATTAGCGACCCTCGTCGAGCTATACCTCTTGCTTGGAGGCCCTTCCCCGGCTCCTTGTCGACAGCGCACATCACCAGCACTCCAAGTGGCGTAGTCCCCGGAGGTGCGGATGGTGGTCGACAGTGGAGCTCCAACAATGGCGGTGACCAAGGACCTGATCGTTTTTCCCCTTTCCAGTTTAGGGTCCGATGTGCTTATTTCTAGGATGCAGTTGTAATTTTCCTATTTCTTGGGGTCCTGTGTGTAAATTGGTCTGTAACTGCCTCGGTTTAATGCAGCTTCTGGGGCCTTCGGGTCCTCTCTGTTCAAAAAAAGACATTGCCCATGCAAGAGAAAACTGAAGTGGAGGAATCGGAAGCTCAGCTTGGATTTCCTCAAAGACGTCGAGATCTACTACAACAAGTATAGGGTCGATTGGATTGACGACCTCAAGATTCCGCTGAGGCGCTCCAGCAAGGCCAACGTGAAGATTCTTACATGATCCTGAAAAATGAAGAGTTGTCTATGTGCAAGGAGAACTCGCGCCAGCCACTGTCTGTAATATTGGGGGAGGAATAGCAGGGTTTATGAGTTATTGAGGAATCGACGCTGGTACTACATTTGTTATCCTTTTTTATTTAAGAGAATACTTAATGCACATAACACGGCAAGAAGCATGCATGGCATATCATCTGGTGGTTCGGGACGAAGTGTACAACTCATATCACTTGCCAAAACAAATAAAAGAGCTGCTGCTGCACCTGATTGCTCTAATTCCATTGCTCCGTCGGCCAACTACGGCCACCCTTCATGTTTGCAAAGGCCAAAGGGTGGTCAGATTTATTGTTTCCCAATTCCCATGAAGCTTACTATATCTGTCTCCATCCTCGGTTTGGCAAAATAAGTTTCGAAGAATCAAAATCTATCCATTCAGGTATCAAGAGTTTCGGAACCTCTTTAAAACAGACAAATTATCCAGTGCTGTAACAAACATATAGACCGGTAAAGTAACAAACTTCAGATACAAGACTCACACTGTCTAAAATTTTATGAAGAAAAACTGCCTGTATTATGATCGTAGTGGCTTTTGTTGCCTTGACAAGTCACCCCACATCATCAAGGCCGTCTAATACTTCTGATTACGCTTGATTCCTGAATGTAACAGGCAACAACAGCTAGATCTGACAGTACACATGCGCACACAATGATCCAACTAGGCAGCTGATCTAAACAAAACTGACGATACAGTTGCAGCCAGTAAGCACGGGCGAAGTTGTACTTAGCTCCTCTTCCTTCTCTTGCTCCGTTTCTTGCCACTCTCATCGGAGCTTGATTCTGACTCGGAACTAGATCCTGAATCAGAGCTTTCTCCACCTGATTCCGACTCAGATGACGCAGGCTTCTGTTGCTGCATTATAAACCGGGGCATGTTCTTCAGGTACTCGCGCAGGCTCTCTGTGATACCTCCAAGACCGATTGAGGTAAAGAAATTTATGGAGAATCTAGTATTCTTCGGATGATCTCTCGGGAAGACTGACTCGAAGGAATCTTGCATGTTCGGATCATTAAGTCTCTCATTAAGTAAGCGTATACCCAGATGTTCTGACAGTTCCTGCAAATGAAGCAAGTAGTTCAATGGTCTGATATTGTGAAGAACATATTGTCATGTAGTAAAAGTTAAGTGGCACATTCACAACATACCTGGAAAAGAATCTTTATAAAAATTCGGGAAGACGATGTGGTGTCTTCCTCTGTCAACCTGATGTAAGCCAAAACATGCCAAGGAAGGGCGTCAGTCCCCAACAAATGTGCGAAAAACTTGGCCACATTCCTCAACTTATTTGTTTCGAGACGATGTATCATCGAATACTGTTGCACAaagcatttttcaaagttctctTGAAAAACTTTATTGATCATGCAAAACCGTTGTCCTAATAAGCCATAATATCGAAGGTAAGTTCTCTCTTGACTGCAACACTCGAGAAGCATGATGTTCAGCTCCATCTGTCAAATGAAACAACAGATTTAGCTTTAGGGCGAATACCATCCTTTGCAGTTCAGCAACAAGCGATAAATAGAAGACATGAATAAAATACAGGATGCAAAAAAGGATCTCCAGACAATAGTATTCtgacaaaacagaacagatcaatTTGACTACATGTACATTCAGAAAAAGAGTTTGGCATTAAGCATGTTAGTTTCGAATTCTTGACATAAAGAAGCTTCTTCAGCATTGAATTTGTTGCTCTTGGGAATGTTACTGAGTACAACCTAGCACCAACCCAGCAGCGTACAAGAGTTTTGTTTTGCTTCAAAGATTTTCAGAGGTTTACAAACATTTCAGTACAAATCATTAATTCTAGACATTCTGGAAGACCTAACAATCTAAACAATAAGGAGAAATAACTTAGCCCAAGTTCTGATGAATCAATTTAACGCATACATTGATCAGTTAAGAAACAACTAAACACAGACAAATGTTAGTTCCAAAAGTGACCTTTTTTAATCCAAAAGCTTGACATACCACTCAGGTTAATCATGAACTTTCTATAAATGGAAGGACTCATATCCCTGATTTAATTAAGCATGGAGGGAAAGAACAAGTAATCTCTATTTATTTTTTGCTGTGAACGCTATGTAAACCTGGGCATATGTCGGGCTGGGCTTCAGGCCGGGTCAAGAAAAGCCCGAGGCAGGAAAGCTAAGCCCAGGCCCGGTCCAGTCAAAAAAGGCTGTGGGGCCAGCGGGCCGGGCCACTTCGTTAAATCGTGTTTCCGGGCTACCCAGGCACAGCCCAGCCCGGCCATCGGGCCAACAATTCTAGGCCCAAGCCCAGGATTTATGGCCAGACATAAAGCTATGCCATGCTACCCAGTCACACTATTGGTTGTGTTTACCTTTTAGTGTAATTGCTAGTGTGTAGTACAGAGGAACAATTCAAAGAATCATGCCTAGAAGTCTAGAACTTGAGAATAATATGGAGTTTTATCAATTATATTACAATGGTAAGCCTGAATAACTCCATTAAATTAAAGTAGAATCTCTTTTAAACATTTCACTGTAACCAACAAAGTTAAGACAATAAGACAAAACAAAATGAAAGGTGCCTAAACCATAGGTAGGTGATGCATTGACCACCCACGATGCATACAATTTTCTTCGCACGTCCAGCACCAAAAAACTACCCAAATGCATGTGGTCTCAGCACCATTTCGTATTTTCGTAACAATTCCCCCTAATAGGATCATGTATTTGAGGATCTAAACTGTCACAGCTGAAAGTAGGAGCATAAAAAGGATCACACAGAAGTTGTACTGAAGCTGGTAAACGAGTCAAAATCAGGTACTGAACCTAGTATTACTGTTGATTACAAAATGCATGTATTTGAATCTGAAGGCTTTGTATAGCTGGAAACAATAGAAACCACATAAACAAGGCAATCAACAGGTGACTTGTCAACATTAGATACAAAAATTAGGTTAAGTACAGTGCTTACCTCTTGACCAGGCTCAAGTTTAATCTTTAAAAGCTTGTGACCAGCTTCCTCAAAATCAACACTGGACATGATTGTCAAATATATGGTTCTCCGAAGGTTGATAAGATTGGTCTCAGTTTTATCTCTTATCTCCATCTGTTCTTCATCATCAGAttcttcttcatcctcgtcaTCAGAAGCATCATCAGacccttcttcatcttcctccattTCATCTCCGAGGATACTTTTCTTTAGGCTCTCATAAGCCTTTTCATCTTCAACGAAGTTCGGGTTTACTCTGAAAACATCTGCAGGTTGAAAAAAATCAGCTCTTTGCCTTAAAAAAGTGTAAGTTTCTTCACTCATGTCATGAAAGTAACAGAGCACCATGCCCTTGAAGGAAGCCAAAAAAAACTTACTTAGGTTAGTCTCAGGGTCTAGCTCAGTTTCAAAGGACATATCATGAGTACATTGGTCCTCCTGCTCCACAAGATCCAGTTCTGGACGGATGGCCGGGAAACCCTTTAGAAAGGCAAGGAAACCATATAGTCATAATTTGTTATGTGCATGCAAAAAAAGGAACCAGCTAGGACAACTATGAATTTACCTGAAATTTAGCCTTTCTAATAGCAAAAAGGCCTTCAATGAGAAACTGCACACGCTTATCTATTTCACCTTCATGAAGAATGCCTCGAAATCTTTCAAACATAGCTGCATAAATAGAGTGAGGGTTGAGAAACCATTGGGAACTAAAACAAATAAAGGTGGAAACTACTAATACAAAGCATCAAAGAGATAAAAAAAATCACCACGAGATAAATAAAGATGGATTTTGAAACAATTCGATCACAAGAAATATGGAAAATGGTATAGTTAATAGTTTCAAGGAATTGAAATTGTATTCATTAGTAAAACATTAATATTAAGATTCATTATTTTAGTTTTAATAGATAAATTTCGCATGTACTACGAGGACAATAAAAAAATGTGGCACGCTCCAAGAGCACTGCACTCTAGTCTCACTTCATCCATCAAATTCTTTTTCCGTTTTGTTAAGATTGAAACTTATAAGCATTAAGGGGCATTTGACTAATTATATGATTCAAGAATCAAGATGCACCTTCACTAGCTTGAAATTCTAAAATTAAAGCCTGAAACCATAAACTAGTTCAGTTCCCATAACAGAGGGCTTTTCAGTTTTTAGAAGTAATCAAGAGTCAACACAACCAAGAGAAACAGATGCTTTTCAGATTTTTCGATGTCATAAATGAGTCAAAGACccaacaaaaacaagaaatgcaTATGGGAAAGGGATACAAGTCTCCACTACTAAAAAAAGTGGTAGATTCGGTAGTGGAGAAGTTTATAATTCATGAGTGCTGAGTGCTAA contains:
- the LOC124701810 gene encoding pre-mRNA-splicing factor CWC22 homolog, whose product is MMKSGKVDDRPPRPARVSNGEEENDRRTRRSRASDDEKEDDRRRRRARASDDERYDRRSKRGPGRHHRDSRRRRSPSSDSGSSPDDRHSRHRRDGSSRRRAEDRGREERRTSPERKEPTPPLPPPPPLPEMIPGRTGGVYIPPFRMAQMLRDVEDKASPEYQRLTWDALKKSINGLVNKVNGTNIKNLVPELLAENLVRGRGLFCQSCIKSQMASPGFTDVFAALVAVVNTKFPEIGRLLLVRVMLQLKRAYKRNDKPQLLAATKFIAHLVNQVVVHEVVALELLAVLLENPTDDSVEVAVGFVKECGAILQDLTPQGLHAMFERFRGILHEGEIDKRVQFLIEGLFAIRKAKFQGFPAIRPELDLVEQEDQCTHDMSFETELDPETNLNVFRVNPNFVEDEKAYESLKKSILGDEMEEDEEGSDDASDDEDEEESDDEEQMEIRDKTETNLINLRRTIYLTIMSSVDFEEAGHKLLKIKLEPGQEMELNIMLLECCSQERTYLRYYGLLGQRFCMINKVFQENFEKCFVQQYSMIHRLETNKLRNVAKFFAHLLGTDALPWHVLAYIRLTEEDTTSSSRIFIKILFQELSEHLGIRLLNERLNDPNMQDSFESVFPRDHPKNTRFSINFFTSIGLGGITESLREYLKNMPRFIMQQQKPASSESESGGESSDSGSSSESESSSDESGKKRSKRRKRS